GGAGGTTTACCTACGGTGTGCGGGCGAGGTGACAAGAAGACGAAGAAGGGGAAGAGATTCAAGGGATCGTACGGTAACGCTAGGccgaagaaggagaagatgataGAACGCATCAAGGACAAAGTCGAAGTCCCCAGGTCCACTCCTTGGCCTCTCCCTTTCAAGCTCATTTGACTGCTGCATCTACTTTCTAGGGTTTTGAATTATGTTCTTCCTGCTTTGGGGTAGCAATAAGTAAATCACTAGATTAGCCTCGTATCCCTGTGAGGGAGGTTCGGGTATGAGAAGCACATTTCATTACTTGCCTTTGCTGTTCTGCATATACATATTGAGTTTTTCATTCACAGTTGATTTTCAATGTTTATTAGTCAGTCATCAATTGTTAGGCTCATTTCAAACAGTATTTTCCTCTATGTGTTCATGATATTGAGATTTTTATATTCTGAAAACCTTTAAGGGAAATGTCCCATGTATCTGCGGAAATGAttataattaaaacaaaaaggaTAAATGAATTAGACAAACTAGACAGAAAAATCAGCTCTCTCTTTCAGGTTGCGGATGTTATTTTCCTCTGGGTATTGTAGCTCCTCTGAGCTGAACTTTACAACAATAGCTATGGACTCAAAAGTTGTTTGGAATCTTAATATTTTCGGTAAGCCAAGATGAGGTCCTACATGCCCCAGTGGCCAGTATGCCAATGGCATATGTTATGTGGGATTTTGTG
This sequence is a window from Arachis stenosperma cultivar V10309 chromosome 10, arast.V10309.gnm1.PFL2, whole genome shotgun sequence. Protein-coding genes within it:
- the LOC130956026 gene encoding 30S ribosomal protein S31, mitochondrial; translated protein: MASSAMQRCGIAATARWLTASWTASGGGGLPTVCGRGDKKTKKGKRFKGSYGNARPKKEKMIERIKDKVEVPRSTPWPLPFKLI